Genomic segment of Candidatus Poribacteria bacterium:
CTCCTCACCTTAACTTTTTGGCACCGGGCAGGCGTCAGTCCCTATACATCATCTTGCGATTTAGCAGAGACCTGTGTTTTTAGTAAACAGTCGCATGGGCCATTTCACTGCGGCTTTTTTCAGAAACCCTACTCAAAGCACCCCTTCTCCCGAAGTTACGGGGTAATTTTGCCGAGTTCCTTAGCGAGAGTTCTCTCGAGCGCCTTAGGATTCTCTCCTCGCCTACCTGTGTCGGTTTACGGTACGGTCACCATGAGTTGTCCACTCGAGGTTCTTTTCTTGGCAGACCGTGGAGACAGTTTGCATCCTTACGGAATCCTGTTCACCCTGAGGAGCATAATGCACCGGATTTGCCTGGTGCGCTCCGACGGGCTTAACCCAGCATATCCATCAGCTGGTAGTCCTTATTGTCTGCGTCTCCCCTAGTTTCGTCCGTATCATGGTGGTGCAGGAATATTATGCCTGCTTCCCATCGCCTACGCCTTTCGGCCTCGGCTTAGGATCCGACTAACCCTGAGGGGATTTACCTTGCTCAGGAATCCTTAGGCTTTCGGCGAACAAGCTTTTCACTTGTTTTATCGTTACTCATGCCGGCATAATCACTTCTAATTCGTCCAGAGCACCTTACGGTTCTCCTTCAGTCCTACTATAGAACGCTCCCCTACCACACCCCATACGGGCCCCTGACGGAACCCTTCTGGAACATCCACAGCTTCGGTAACACGCTTAGCCCCGGAAATCTTCGGTGCAAAGTCGCTCAACCAGTGAGTTATTACACACTCTTTAAATGATTGCCACTTCTACGCCAACATCCTGGCTGTCTCAGCAACAAAACATCCTTTACCACTTAGCGTGTATTTAGGGACCTTAGCTGGTGGTCTGGGCTGTTTCCCTTTCGTCAATAGAGCTTATCCCCTACTGACTGACTCCCATGCTTAGGACAATGGCATTTGCAGTTTAACTGGAGTTGCTAACCTGGTGGGGCCGCGAGTCCAATTAGAGCTCTACCGCCACTGCCGAACGCATAAGGCTAGCCCTAAAGCTATTTCGGGGAGAACCAGCTATCACCAAGTTTGATTAGCCTTTCACTCCGATCCACGGGTCATCCCCCAATTTTTCAGCATTGGTGGGTTCAGGCCTCCACATATTTTTACATATGCTTCACCTTGCCTATGGATAGATCACTTGGTTTCGGGTCTACTCCATGCAACTCAACGCCCTATTCAGACTCGCTTTCGCTACGACTCCACATCAAAGATGCTTAATCTTGCTACACAGAGTAAGTCGCCGGCTCATTATGCAAAAGGCACGCGGTCATGCATGTCACTTGCGTGACTTAGCACTACCACAGCTTGTAAGCTATACGGTTTCAGGGGCTTTTCACTTCCCTAATGGGGGAACTTTTCACCACTTCCTTCACAGTACTTCGTTCACTATCGGTCGCCAGGGAGTATTTAGCCTTAGGAGGTGGTCCTCCTAGATTCCTACAGGTTTGTCTATCCCGTAGTACTTGGGGTACTCGTTGAAAGGCGCCACTTCTTTCGTCCACGGGACTTTTACCCGCTCCGGTTGCTCTTTCCAGAGACATTAGACTAGAAGCACGGTCCTCTCCGGCGTGTCTGAACCCACACCTAACGAACCCCACAACCCCCGATATACAACGCGTTCAGGCTTGAACATATACCGGGTTTGGGCTCTTCCCTTTTCGCTCGCCGCTACTGGGGGAATCGAGGTTTTCTTTCTTTTCCTCAGGGTACTGAGATGTTTCACTTCTCCTGGTTGTCCCTCGTGTAAACACGAGTAGCAGGGATTAACCTGCTCGGTTGCCCGATTCGGGAATCTCCGGATCAAAGCCTATTAAGCGGCTCCCCGAAGCTTATCGCAGCCTGTCACGCCCTTCGTCGACTCCTGGCACCAAGGCATCCACCGTAAGCTCTTAGTAGCTTGATAAGTAATATCAATTATTCTACCGATTTACCCTCTATATACAATTGTCAAAGAACAACACCTATTTAATTATAGGCGATGGAGCTGAACGGGATCGAACCGCTGTCTGTCATACTTATGACAGATGCTCACCTAAATGAGCGACTCCTATGTGCGTCAATGGTAAGTATACCACAAAAAAATAACTTTGTCAAATTTATTTTGCAAAAAAACCTAATTTTCGCCAAAATTCGACCAACTATCGTTTTTTTTTAGCGTGAGAACCGAATCTGCCGTTCGGTCTCCGAGCCTGCCCACCTTGTTCCTCTCGTACTAAAGGCAATTATGCCTCTCCTGAAGACAGCTAACCCGGATGGAGATGAGCGGATTTGAACCGCTGACCTTCTGGTTGCAAACCAGATGCTCTCCCAACTGAGCTACACCCCCAAACGATAGTATGTAGTATACTACAAAAAATTAACTTCGTCAAATTTATTTTGCAACAGAGTTAAGTATACCACAGGAAACGCTGAATGTCAAATTTATTTTACAACGATATATAGAATAATGAAGAAATCAGGTGCGTGGGGGGCGTTTCCGGAGCCGTTTCATCCATCTTTGCGCCTTTGTGATGTTGGTGTCAAACGGTTCTTTCATCTCAAAGTATTCTGTGTGTCCTGCATATATTTGATGCCAGTCAACAATACAAGGCATTCGGTTTTGGGTGAGGGTCCGCATCAGGAATGCCCGAACCTTGGCACGGGTATCTTGGGGTGCGTTGTCAATAGCGTGCTGAATGTGTTCATCGGTGACAACCCGCTGCATGTGTCCCTGGGCCTCCAAGGCGTAGTAGAGTCCGCTTTCCGTATGGATGTTATGATATTCTAAATCTTGACTTTTAATCCAAGGATCCTCCCAATCTAATTTCTCTTCATCAATGAAGGCTTCGAGCAGCCATTTCTTTGCCGCCCAATCGACGCGATCAATAACATTTAGCCACCCGTCTTCGAGGTCATCAAGGATCGACTCCCATGCCGCAAGCACCCATTCGGTTTCCTCGTCCCGTTCGGTAATCAAAGCCTGAACGAAGTTAAGATACTCTCTCTGTAAATCAACAGCAGAGATCGTTTTTCCCGATTTCAGTTCGACGCGCCACGTGAAGGTATTATCGCGTGAGATGTGCCGGATCGCGTAGACGGGATCCGCGAGTTCGAAACCCGGGAGGGGCAATTTTTCGCCATGCATGTCGTGGAATGTTTCAATAGCAGAGAGCAAAAGTGCAGTCGTGCCTACCTTCAGGGCGGTTGCGTATTCTGACATATTGGAATCGCCAACGAGAAGATGGAGGCGCCGGTATTTTGTGTAATCGCTGAGGGGTTCGTCTCGTGTATTGATGATGGCGCGGCTGAACTGGATCCATTCGTATATTTCAGTGACGATGTGATCGGCGCGCTGCGAGATT
This window contains:
- a CDS encoding proteasome accessory factor PafA2 family protein encodes the protein MKKRIFGIETEFGCMTDTERVRGTSEGVAARVRDYVFDVLELGLRDIHYRDWGEPPGNGGFLYNGGRLYIDMGHLEYATPECGTLFDLIAYDKAIEHVINNILTDTGLPTAFFKNNIDHFTGATFGCHENFQISRDVPFYRVVIPTLMPFFVTRQIYAGTGRVGAYDEMIEFGDFHDELAEHQYYQISQRADHIVTEIYEWIQFSRAIINTRDEPLSDYTKYRRLHLLVGDSNMSEYATALKVGTTALLLSAIETFHDMHGEKLPLPGFELADPVYAIRHISRDNTFTWRVELKSGKTISAVDLQREYLNFVQALITERDEETEWVLAAWESILDDLEDGWLNVIDRVDWAAKKWLLEAFIDEEKLDWEDPWIKSQDLEYHNIHTESGLYYALEAQGHMQRVVTDEHIQHAIDNAPQDTRAKVRAFLMRTLTQNRMPCIVDWHQIYAGHTEYFEMKEPFDTNITKAQRWMKRLRKRPPRT